A portion of the Mycobacterium paraseoulense genome contains these proteins:
- a CDS encoding SDR family NAD(P)-dependent oxidoreductase, which translates to MGSVSGDSPPLAVVTGGARGIGESIVAELIRGGYRVAAIDVNAKAIARAQDSDDARSGLLVPMNVSITDRQAVEDALSGLEGRYGPVRALVNNAGMTLPGTFLEQTDEDWDRIVDVNLKGTFVMAQVAARQMVAHGGGAIVNVSSVSAHGVRTGPPAYAAAKAGVEGLSRLMAVQLGLHAIRVNTVVVGTTATPWLLSRKTEDELAQMRRTTLTGNIGEPDDVAGVVAFLCSPAAKHVTGQLISVSGGQWMP; encoded by the coding sequence GTGGGAAGCGTGTCGGGTGACTCCCCTCCCCTCGCGGTCGTCACCGGGGGAGCGCGAGGCATCGGAGAATCGATTGTGGCCGAGCTCATTCGCGGTGGATACCGGGTGGCCGCGATCGACGTGAACGCGAAGGCCATTGCGCGCGCGCAGGATTCGGATGACGCAAGATCGGGATTGCTCGTCCCGATGAACGTATCGATCACCGACCGTCAGGCGGTCGAGGACGCGCTGAGCGGACTGGAAGGCCGGTACGGGCCCGTTCGAGCCTTGGTCAACAACGCGGGAATGACGCTGCCCGGCACGTTTCTCGAGCAGACGGACGAGGACTGGGACCGCATCGTCGACGTCAATCTCAAGGGCACCTTCGTGATGGCGCAGGTCGCCGCGCGGCAGATGGTCGCCCACGGCGGCGGCGCCATCGTGAACGTCAGCTCGGTGTCGGCCCACGGGGTGCGCACCGGGCCGCCCGCCTATGCGGCCGCCAAGGCCGGTGTTGAAGGGCTGAGCCGGCTGATGGCCGTTCAGCTCGGTCTGCACGCCATACGGGTCAACACCGTCGTTGTTGGAACCACCGCGACACCGTGGCTGTTGTCCCGCAAGACGGAGGACGAGCTGGCGCAAATGCGCCGGACAACGTTGACCGGAAACATCGGTGAGCCGGACGACGTGGCCGGCGTGGTGGCGTTTCTGTGCTCACCCGCGGCCAAACACGTCACCGGCCAGCTGATTTCGGTGTCGGGTGGGCAGTGGATGCCATGA
- a CDS encoding TetR/AcrR family transcriptional regulator — translation MDQRRARGLRNRQALLHAAIELFTTQGYEGTTVDQISAAAGVAPRTFFRHFATKEDILFDGYAERLQEAIRRFRATRSDSLWDALAETSMAVAQAIVDQPDMFLVRARMYHSLSALRATMLRINEDWIDQLTAEVARWLGSDTEPDLRPRLAATLINAANRAAIDSWVAAGGRGDLGQLMAESVELVRPSIAAIERTGAASGPRRGGGKRVG, via the coding sequence ATGGACCAACGACGGGCCCGCGGGTTGCGCAACCGACAGGCGCTCCTCCACGCGGCGATCGAGCTGTTCACCACTCAGGGCTATGAGGGGACCACCGTCGACCAGATTTCGGCGGCAGCCGGGGTCGCGCCGCGCACGTTCTTCCGTCACTTCGCCACCAAGGAAGACATCCTGTTCGACGGCTACGCCGAGCGGCTGCAGGAGGCGATCCGCCGCTTCCGCGCCACGCGCTCCGACTCCCTGTGGGACGCACTCGCCGAGACATCGATGGCGGTGGCGCAGGCGATCGTCGATCAGCCTGACATGTTCTTGGTCCGCGCGCGGATGTATCACAGCCTGTCCGCGCTGCGCGCGACCATGCTGCGGATCAACGAGGACTGGATCGATCAGCTCACCGCCGAGGTGGCGCGCTGGCTGGGCAGCGACACCGAACCGGACTTGCGGCCCCGGCTGGCCGCCACGCTGATCAACGCCGCCAACCGCGCAGCGATCGATTCGTGGGTGGCGGCCGGTGGTCGGGGTGACTTGGGACAACTGATGGCCGAATCCGTGGAGTTGGTGCGGCCCTCGATCGCCGCGATCGAGCGCACCGGCGCGGCGTCCGGACCCAGGCGGGGAGGTGGGAAGCGTGTCGGGTGA
- a CDS encoding MaoC/PaaZ C-terminal domain-containing protein: MVLSDSAIGTALPPSTFRWGETDVILYALGVGARPPSELRLLNEACGPDVLPTFALVANWWAVKDLRSALDLGTYAIVHSAQSLELHRPIGAAGELSVQAEVSAVWDKGKHAAVELTSRGADPDGTVFVARSQTMVLGAGGFGGDRGPAAEPDPDGPPDAIFDDVVRPEQAALYRLSGDRNQLHIDPEAARKYGFDDVFLHGLCTLGFAARAMIDRIGDGDPRSLTSLGCRFSKQVKLDAPLRTEIWRAEGSVRFRTLQGDAVALSSGTATLAGV, translated from the coding sequence GTGGTCCTTTCCGACTCTGCGATCGGAACCGCTTTGCCGCCGAGCACCTTCCGCTGGGGAGAGACCGACGTCATCCTCTACGCGTTGGGCGTAGGCGCCCGCCCGCCATCCGAGCTGAGGCTTCTCAACGAGGCTTGCGGTCCCGATGTGCTGCCGACGTTCGCCTTGGTGGCCAACTGGTGGGCCGTCAAGGACCTGCGTAGCGCGCTCGACCTGGGGACTTATGCGATCGTGCACTCCGCGCAATCGCTAGAGCTGCACCGGCCGATCGGCGCCGCCGGGGAACTGTCGGTGCAGGCCGAGGTGTCGGCCGTGTGGGACAAGGGCAAACACGCCGCCGTGGAGTTGACCAGCCGCGGCGCCGACCCGGACGGGACCGTGTTCGTCGCCAGGTCCCAAACCATGGTTCTCGGTGCGGGGGGATTCGGCGGCGACCGTGGACCCGCTGCCGAACCGGACCCCGACGGCCCGCCGGATGCGATATTCGACGACGTCGTCCGGCCCGAGCAGGCCGCGCTCTACCGGCTCTCGGGTGACCGCAACCAGCTGCACATCGACCCGGAGGCGGCCCGGAAGTACGGCTTCGACGACGTCTTCCTGCATGGGCTGTGCACGCTAGGGTTCGCCGCGCGGGCGATGATCGACCGCATCGGCGACGGGGATCCCCGGTCGCTGACATCCTTGGGCTGCCGGTTCTCCAAGCAGGTAAAGCTCGATGCGCCGCTGCGGACGGAGATCTGGCGAGCCGAGGGTTCGGTGCGTTTCCGGACGCTGCAGGGTGACGCCGTCGCCCTGAGCTCCGGAACCGCCACGCTGGCAGGGGTATGA
- a CDS encoding LLM class flavin-dependent oxidoreductase, with product MKFGVFILGDKPNHLSEREVLANVLEEARWAEELGYDEIWLAEHHFSPYGMLPDLPQVATAIAAQTERIRIGTACMVAPFHEPTQLAERIALVDVLSGGRFDAGFGRGYQAHEFKGFGISMEEATGRYQECVEIVSRLLTEENVSFHGKYFHLEDVTIYPRPAQQPIPVWGTVMKTPSSFEWLAEKGFGAIIGNPYQVDPDLQGALDIYLKVQSERGLEAATGHVWALLNAFCHQDDAFARSYPRESVELSIQTHRKYSSPFERGGEIPADYKAYSDWFDKHDKQSYEQVLNSHLTLMGDPDRIVEKMHTVIDMGWRNIILRMSRGGAMDRTKVYESMKLFAQEVIPAATELAAAAA from the coding sequence ATGAAGTTCGGCGTGTTCATCCTCGGCGACAAGCCCAACCACCTCAGCGAGCGGGAGGTGCTGGCCAACGTGCTCGAGGAGGCGCGCTGGGCGGAGGAGCTCGGCTACGACGAGATCTGGCTGGCCGAACACCACTTCTCCCCGTACGGCATGCTCCCGGACCTGCCCCAAGTGGCGACCGCCATCGCCGCGCAGACCGAACGCATCCGTATCGGTACCGCCTGCATGGTGGCGCCCTTCCACGAGCCGACTCAGCTGGCCGAACGGATCGCCTTGGTCGACGTCCTGTCCGGCGGGCGCTTCGACGCCGGCTTCGGGCGCGGCTATCAGGCGCACGAGTTCAAGGGCTTCGGCATCTCGATGGAGGAAGCCACCGGCCGATACCAGGAGTGCGTCGAGATCGTCAGCCGCCTCCTGACCGAAGAGAACGTCAGCTTCCACGGCAAGTACTTCCATCTCGAGGACGTCACGATCTACCCGCGGCCGGCGCAGCAGCCGATCCCGGTGTGGGGCACCGTGATGAAGACGCCGTCCAGCTTCGAATGGCTCGCCGAGAAGGGCTTCGGGGCGATCATCGGCAACCCCTACCAGGTGGACCCGGATCTGCAGGGAGCGCTGGACATCTACCTGAAGGTGCAATCCGAACGAGGACTCGAGGCCGCCACCGGCCACGTGTGGGCGCTGCTCAACGCCTTTTGCCACCAGGACGACGCGTTCGCCCGCAGCTACCCGCGAGAGAGCGTCGAGCTCTCCATTCAGACTCATCGCAAGTATTCGAGCCCGTTCGAGCGCGGCGGGGAGATACCGGCCGACTACAAGGCCTACTCGGACTGGTTCGACAAACACGACAAGCAGAGCTACGAACAGGTGCTGAATTCGCACCTGACGCTGATGGGTGACCCGGACCGCATCGTCGAGAAGATGCACACCGTCATCGACATGGGCTGGCGCAACATCATTTTGCGCATGTCGCGCGGCGGCGCCATGGACCGCACGAAGGTATACGAGTCGATGAAGTTGTTCGCCCAAGAGGTGATCCCTGCGGCGACCGAGCTCGCGGCAGCCGCGGCTTGA
- a CDS encoding class I adenylate-forming enzyme family protein has translation MSQQLADRIRVVLALDPRAPAIEYEGRWVGWQELSDIAADVQHCLGTAGLGQGSPVGLVLRNHPAMVEALLGVLLAGGCVVTINPSQGDAGLCADIDELRLPAVVALQTDWERPGVTDAAVGALGVRVSSDPAGATVVEGLEHCGPGPFRPPRDGVAVEMLTSGTTGPPKRIPLSYSSFEHTVAAASAHYGDGAGHDSEPRLRSGVAIVSSPLVHMSGLFRTLLNICEGRKIALLERFRVPDFVDLLIRHRPKAVSLVPSAMAMVLDAGVDPEAFSSVEVVTSGTAHLPVDVQTRFECRYGVAVLPSYGATEFAGGVAGWNLALHRQWATAKRGSVGRPQRGREIRVMSVEDDTEVPPGEQGRIEVRTTGGEWVRTTDLGRVDADGFVFVDGRTDDVIIRGGFKVNPADLVRVLRGHPAVRDAGVTGLPDERLGQVPVAAVELTDGARATPEDLLAYLRERVSRYYVPARVIVVEELPRTPSLKVSQPALRELFEGTAS, from the coding sequence TTGAGCCAGCAACTCGCCGACCGCATCCGCGTGGTCCTCGCCCTCGACCCGCGGGCGCCCGCGATCGAGTATGAGGGCCGGTGGGTGGGTTGGCAGGAATTGTCGGACATTGCCGCGGACGTTCAACATTGTTTGGGAACAGCTGGTTTGGGTCAGGGATCCCCCGTCGGCCTGGTGCTGCGCAATCATCCCGCGATGGTCGAGGCCCTGCTCGGCGTGTTGCTGGCCGGTGGTTGCGTGGTCACGATCAACCCGTCACAGGGCGACGCCGGGCTCTGTGCGGACATTGACGAGCTGCGATTGCCCGCGGTGGTGGCCTTGCAGACCGACTGGGAGCGCCCCGGAGTCACCGACGCCGCCGTCGGGGCCCTGGGTGTTCGCGTATCGAGCGACCCGGCCGGCGCGACCGTTGTGGAGGGGCTGGAACATTGCGGACCGGGCCCGTTCCGCCCGCCCCGTGACGGCGTGGCAGTCGAAATGCTGACGAGCGGCACGACCGGTCCGCCCAAGCGAATACCGCTGTCCTACAGCTCCTTTGAGCACACCGTCGCGGCGGCGAGCGCACACTACGGTGATGGCGCCGGGCATGACTCGGAACCGAGACTGCGTTCGGGCGTCGCCATCGTCTCGTCGCCGCTGGTGCACATGTCCGGGCTGTTCCGCACCCTGCTCAACATCTGCGAGGGAAGAAAGATCGCGCTCCTGGAGCGATTCCGCGTTCCCGACTTCGTGGACTTGCTAATTCGGCACCGACCGAAAGCCGTGAGCCTCGTGCCGTCGGCGATGGCGATGGTGCTCGACGCCGGGGTGGATCCGGAGGCCTTCTCGAGCGTCGAGGTGGTGACCTCGGGCACCGCACATCTGCCGGTCGACGTACAGACGAGGTTCGAGTGTCGCTACGGCGTCGCGGTGCTGCCGTCCTACGGCGCAACGGAATTCGCCGGCGGCGTGGCCGGCTGGAACCTCGCCTTACACCGGCAGTGGGCGACCGCCAAACGTGGGAGCGTGGGGCGCCCGCAGCGCGGCCGGGAGATCCGCGTCATGTCCGTCGAGGACGACACTGAAGTGCCACCCGGCGAGCAGGGCCGCATCGAGGTTCGCACCACCGGCGGGGAATGGGTGCGGACCACCGACCTCGGCCGGGTCGACGCAGACGGGTTTGTGTTCGTCGACGGGCGCACTGATGACGTCATCATTCGCGGCGGTTTCAAGGTCAATCCGGCCGATCTCGTCCGCGTGCTCCGCGGCCATCCGGCGGTGCGCGATGCCGGCGTGACCGGCCTGCCCGACGAACGGCTAGGCCAGGTGCCGGTCGCGGCGGTCGAGTTGACCGACGGCGCGCGCGCCACGCCGGAGGACCTGCTCGCCTACTTGCGTGAACGGGTGAGCCGTTACTACGTCCCCGCCCGGGTGATCGTGGTCGAGGAGTTGCCCCGCACGCCGTCGCTCAAGGTCAGCCAACCCGCGCTGCGCGAACTCTTCGAAGGGACAGCAAGTTGA
- a CDS encoding acetyl-CoA acetyltransferase, with protein MTTRGVAAIVGVADEVSASGVIDVPLRELEARVITAALADAGLSLRDVDGLCTCTGGTLMHSVELAEYLGIAPRFTDATQTGGASYGLYVEHAAAAIAAGEAETVVIVYASTPRAARKRGEKGLGVFATPERLEWETPFGVMLPISAYALAANRHMATYGTTPEQLAQIAVDTRRWAALNERAHLREAISVQDVLNSGFLAGPLHKLECCLVTDGAAALVVTSAERARDLAKPPAVVLGAASAASHAMISQMPDLTITPGARSGPAAFRTAGLTPSDIDVVELYDSFTITVLLALEDLGFCGKGEGGPFVADGALGPGGTLPGQTSGGGLAYTHPGAFGAFLLVEATRQLRGECGERQVPEARTAVAHGTGGVLSATSTVILGTEAAL; from the coding sequence TTGACGACCCGAGGTGTGGCCGCCATTGTCGGTGTCGCCGACGAGGTTTCGGCGAGCGGGGTGATCGATGTTCCACTGCGCGAGCTCGAGGCTCGGGTGATCACCGCCGCCCTGGCCGACGCGGGTTTGTCGCTGCGCGACGTCGACGGGCTGTGCACCTGCACCGGCGGAACGCTCATGCATTCGGTGGAACTTGCCGAGTACCTGGGGATAGCGCCGCGCTTCACCGACGCGACGCAGACCGGCGGCGCCAGCTACGGGTTGTATGTCGAGCACGCCGCCGCAGCGATCGCGGCCGGCGAGGCGGAAACGGTGGTGATCGTCTACGCCTCGACGCCGCGCGCCGCGCGCAAGCGCGGTGAAAAAGGCCTCGGAGTTTTCGCCACCCCCGAGCGGCTGGAATGGGAGACGCCGTTCGGCGTGATGCTCCCGATCAGCGCCTACGCCCTGGCCGCCAACCGGCACATGGCGACGTACGGGACGACGCCCGAACAGCTGGCACAGATCGCCGTCGACACCCGGCGGTGGGCCGCGCTGAACGAGCGGGCTCACCTGCGCGAGGCGATCAGCGTGCAGGACGTCCTGAACTCGGGCTTCCTCGCCGGACCGCTGCACAAGCTCGAGTGCTGTCTGGTCACCGACGGCGCCGCGGCGCTGGTGGTCACAAGCGCCGAGCGCGCGCGAGACCTGGCCAAGCCGCCCGCCGTCGTCCTGGGGGCGGCGTCGGCGGCCTCGCACGCGATGATCTCCCAAATGCCCGACCTCACCATCACGCCGGGCGCCCGCTCGGGGCCGGCCGCCTTCCGCACCGCGGGGCTAACCCCTTCCGACATCGACGTGGTCGAGCTCTACGACTCGTTCACCATCACCGTGCTGCTGGCGCTCGAAGACCTGGGCTTCTGCGGCAAGGGCGAGGGCGGTCCGTTCGTCGCGGACGGTGCGTTGGGGCCCGGGGGCACGCTGCCCGGTCAGACGTCCGGCGGCGGCCTTGCCTACACGCACCCCGGGGCGTTCGGGGCCTTCCTCCTCGTCGAGGCCACGCGGCAGTTGCGCGGCGAATGCGGCGAACGCCAGGTCCCGGAAGCGAGAACGGCTGTCGCACATGGCACCGGCGGGGTGCTCTCGGCCACCTCCACGGTGATTCTCGGAACGGAGGCTGCCCTGTGA
- a CDS encoding Zn-ribbon domain-containing OB-fold protein — protein MTDALPVPQPSPASAPFWDATRRRELRVQRCESCARLVWYPRFICPHCGGSSLVWEKLSGGGVVYAVSVHHRAALPALADKVPYSVVLVDLDEGVRMMSNVFGPPPAVGDRVRLAWMPLEDGRNLAVFEPK, from the coding sequence GTGACCGATGCGCTGCCTGTCCCGCAGCCCAGCCCGGCGTCCGCGCCCTTCTGGGATGCGACCCGGCGTCGCGAGCTGAGGGTCCAACGATGCGAATCGTGCGCGCGGCTCGTCTGGTATCCACGGTTCATCTGCCCGCACTGCGGCGGGTCATCGCTGGTGTGGGAGAAGTTGAGCGGCGGCGGCGTCGTTTACGCGGTCAGCGTGCACCACCGCGCCGCGCTGCCCGCCCTCGCCGACAAGGTGCCTTATTCGGTGGTGCTCGTCGATCTGGACGAAGGTGTCCGCATGATGTCCAACGTCTTCGGTCCCCCTCCCGCGGTCGGTGACCGCGTCAGGCTGGCGTGGATGCCGCTCGAGGACGGCCGCAACCTCGCTGTCTTCGAACCGAAGTGA
- a CDS encoding nuclear transport factor 2 family protein translates to MSHETALRRVREELVLRHVAAENARDLEAAMATFTHPRYEIIPTGMVFDGDEAVRAMLLRQWADLPMLQYSAEALYHGDNWLIVETRTTAPGTPVDMLSINLFGFRGPDLVLERCYFDRMLLAQQLESTRTP, encoded by the coding sequence GTGAGTCACGAGACCGCGCTGCGGCGCGTCCGCGAAGAGCTCGTGCTCCGCCACGTCGCGGCCGAGAATGCGCGAGACCTGGAGGCGGCGATGGCCACCTTCACGCATCCTCGCTACGAGATCATCCCTACGGGAATGGTTTTCGATGGCGACGAGGCGGTCCGCGCGATGCTGTTGCGGCAGTGGGCGGATCTGCCCATGCTGCAGTACTCCGCCGAGGCGCTCTATCACGGCGACAACTGGTTGATCGTGGAAACCCGAACGACGGCACCCGGTACACCGGTCGACATGCTCAGCATCAACCTCTTCGGCTTCCGCGGGCCCGATCTGGTCCTGGAACGGTGTTATTTCGATCGGATGCTGCTCGCTCAACAGCTCGAGTCGACCCGCACGCCTTAG
- a CDS encoding nuclear transport factor 2 family protein, translated as MDLSQAVPQAELEALSRRYAAAVDRRDRDALLAVFAPDASMLVERPGREPGTMTGHDEIQQIIRIVSRWPRTAHLVAQALYVVEEESAVGEIYCTANHFRGGEPSGHNHVMHIRYLDKYSLDGEGRWLIAHRRVVVDATEERRASIG; from the coding sequence ATGGATCTCTCGCAAGCAGTTCCCCAGGCGGAGCTTGAGGCGTTGTCCCGCCGGTATGCGGCGGCGGTCGATCGCCGAGACCGCGACGCGCTTTTGGCGGTGTTCGCGCCCGACGCGTCCATGCTCGTCGAAAGGCCGGGGCGCGAACCGGGCACGATGACCGGTCACGACGAGATCCAACAGATCATTCGCATCGTCTCGCGCTGGCCGCGCACGGCTCACCTCGTCGCCCAAGCCCTCTATGTCGTCGAGGAGGAGTCGGCGGTCGGCGAAATCTACTGCACCGCCAATCACTTTCGCGGCGGCGAGCCGAGCGGCCACAACCACGTCATGCACATCCGCTATCTGGACAAGTATTCGCTCGACGGTGAGGGTCGGTGGCTGATCGCGCACCGCAGGGTCGTCGTCGACGCGACCGAAGAACGGCGCGCGTCGATCGGCTAA
- the lipL gene encoding esterase/beta-lactamase LipL yields MPDRPALQAGDGLPAHVHGAADPRFACAVKTFAKLFPGPRYGGGALSVYVDGEPVVDVWTGWADREGTVAWSADTGAMVFSAGKGVASTVLHRLADRGLLAYDDPIAQYWPEFGANGKSEITVRDMMRHTTGLSRLGAITTEQLLDHRFMEERLAAAPVDRLAGRAAYHAFTFGWLASGLARAITGKGMRELFRTEIARPLDTEGIHLGRPPADGLTKAAQTLFPQRFSGGEALGRVISMMAKLPVPGPFGATYVPGITSLVQGDMALLDSEMPAVNAVVTARGLAKMYGALTNDGRIDGQRFLSEELVASLTGRRSFRPDLNVFFPMSFHLGYHGSPVPGLLRGFGHAGLGGTIGWADPITKSSFGFVHNRLLTPMVADQLLFVPLLIPLQRSVNEAHGSGLVTVPRFGAGFSDEARTETAGR; encoded by the coding sequence ATGCCCGATCGACCAGCCCTGCAGGCCGGTGATGGTCTGCCCGCCCATGTGCACGGCGCAGCCGATCCCCGGTTCGCCTGCGCAGTAAAGACCTTTGCCAAGCTTTTTCCCGGCCCGCGATATGGCGGTGGGGCGCTGTCCGTGTATGTCGATGGGGAACCCGTCGTCGACGTGTGGACCGGCTGGGCGGATCGGGAGGGCACGGTGGCCTGGTCCGCGGACACCGGGGCGATGGTCTTCTCCGCGGGCAAGGGGGTGGCGTCGACGGTCCTGCACCGGCTCGCCGACCGTGGGTTGCTGGCGTACGACGACCCGATCGCGCAGTACTGGCCCGAGTTCGGCGCCAACGGCAAGTCCGAGATCACCGTGCGTGACATGATGCGTCACACAACGGGCCTGTCCCGGCTAGGGGCCATCACCACCGAGCAGTTGCTCGATCACCGGTTCATGGAAGAGCGGCTGGCCGCGGCGCCGGTCGACCGCCTTGCCGGCCGTGCGGCGTATCACGCGTTCACCTTCGGCTGGTTGGCATCCGGATTGGCCCGCGCGATCACCGGCAAGGGCATGCGGGAGCTGTTCCGCACGGAGATCGCGCGACCACTGGACACCGAGGGTATCCACCTGGGACGCCCGCCGGCCGACGGGCTCACGAAGGCCGCGCAAACCCTGTTCCCGCAACGCTTCTCGGGCGGAGAGGCGCTCGGCCGGGTGATCTCCATGATGGCCAAACTGCCGGTTCCGGGTCCGTTCGGTGCGACCTACGTACCCGGTATCACCTCCCTGGTGCAGGGTGACATGGCGCTGCTGGACAGCGAGATGCCCGCGGTGAACGCGGTGGTGACCGCACGGGGACTGGCCAAGATGTACGGGGCGCTCACCAACGACGGACGTATCGATGGGCAGCGATTCCTGTCGGAGGAATTGGTCGCGTCGCTGACGGGCAGGCGCAGTTTCCGGCCGGACCTGAACGTCTTCTTCCCGATGTCCTTTCACCTGGGCTACCACGGATCGCCGGTGCCGGGCCTACTGCGGGGTTTCGGGCATGCCGGGCTGGGCGGGACCATCGGCTGGGCCGACCCGATCACCAAGAGCTCGTTCGGCTTCGTTCACAACCGCCTGCTGACGCCGATGGTCGCCGACCAACTCCTCTTCGTGCCGCTGCTGATACCGCTGCAGCGTTCCGTCAACGAGGCTCACGGCAGTGGGCTCGTCACCGTGCCCCGCTTCGGCGCAGGATTTTCCGACGAGGCGCGCACCGAAACCGCCGGCCGCTGA
- a CDS encoding alpha-ketoacid dehydrogenase subunit alpha/beta produces MATQVDNRARALSSDRAVELYRLMSKVHHSDQRVRKGLSSGEIAMSYWPVDGQEAMSAGAALALSSTDQLVSTYRGLGDVVAKGIDLPGYFAEILGRGTGLSKGKAGAMGIYDPEHGIAWTTGIVGAGPLIANGIALAESIKGSDRVVLVSFGDGATSIGYVHEAMNMAALWALPVVFFCQNNAWAECTPVAGYTRTARLSDRAAGYAMPGVTVDGTDPQAVYRAVAEAAERARSGAGPSFVEAVAYRLQGHYFGDQMPYADPDELAAKRADPPFARYRRRLIDAGLADEADLDRIDADLIAEIDAAFTAARDADYPDADELTRDVFAAHGVEIAAPVTERAAIPEGETEILGLVQAIHRTLDRAMAADDSVVLLGEDIADPSGGMFKITAGLSTKYGAHRVRDTPIAESSIIGAAVGAALGGLRPVAELMFVDFLGVAMDQIANHAAKIRYMSGGRQGAPLVIRAMVGTAAGPQHSQAFEAWAMHTPGIKVVWPSTAADAVGLLNACLAEQDPCLFIESMKLYYGGGKGPVPTADYVIPLGQADVKRAGTDVTICTYGSLVHAALDAADQLAAEDVSVEVVDLRSLVPLDLGTVLDSVRKTRRLVVAHESVGFCGPGAEIAAAVGTELFGVLVSPIQRVAGTYTPVPRAATLEAACRPDAAQLVEAVRRIA; encoded by the coding sequence ATGGCCACGCAAGTAGACAACCGAGCCCGGGCCCTGAGCAGCGACCGTGCCGTGGAGTTGTACCGCCTGATGAGCAAGGTGCACCACAGCGACCAGCGTGTCCGAAAGGGGCTGTCTTCCGGCGAAATCGCGATGAGCTACTGGCCAGTGGACGGCCAGGAGGCGATGTCGGCCGGCGCCGCGCTCGCCCTGTCAAGCACCGACCAACTGGTCAGCACCTATCGGGGACTCGGCGACGTGGTCGCCAAGGGCATCGACCTGCCCGGGTATTTCGCCGAGATCTTGGGCCGCGGCACCGGCCTGTCGAAGGGCAAGGCCGGCGCGATGGGCATCTACGACCCCGAGCATGGCATCGCCTGGACCACCGGCATCGTGGGTGCCGGGCCCCTGATCGCGAACGGGATCGCGCTGGCGGAGTCCATCAAGGGCAGCGACCGCGTGGTGCTGGTGAGCTTCGGCGACGGGGCGACCAGCATCGGCTATGTCCACGAGGCGATGAACATGGCGGCGCTGTGGGCGCTTCCGGTGGTGTTCTTCTGCCAGAACAACGCCTGGGCCGAATGCACGCCGGTGGCCGGGTACACCCGCACGGCGCGGTTGTCCGACCGGGCCGCGGGCTACGCGATGCCCGGCGTCACGGTCGACGGCACGGACCCGCAAGCGGTTTACCGGGCCGTGGCCGAGGCCGCCGAGCGCGCACGGTCCGGAGCCGGCCCGTCGTTCGTCGAAGCGGTCGCCTACCGCCTGCAGGGGCACTACTTCGGCGACCAGATGCCCTACGCCGACCCCGACGAACTGGCCGCCAAGCGTGCCGACCCGCCGTTCGCGCGGTATCGGCGGCGGCTCATCGACGCGGGTCTGGCCGACGAGGCCGACCTCGATCGCATCGACGCGGATCTCATTGCCGAGATCGACGCAGCCTTCACCGCCGCGCGCGATGCCGACTACCCCGACGCCGACGAACTGACCCGCGACGTGTTCGCCGCGCACGGCGTCGAGATCGCGGCACCGGTCACGGAACGGGCGGCGATTCCCGAGGGCGAAACGGAGATCCTCGGCCTCGTGCAGGCGATTCACCGCACGCTGGACCGCGCGATGGCGGCCGACGATTCGGTCGTGCTCCTCGGCGAGGACATCGCCGACCCGTCGGGCGGCATGTTCAAGATCACCGCCGGGTTGTCCACCAAGTACGGCGCCCACCGGGTACGCGACACTCCGATCGCCGAGTCCTCGATCATCGGCGCTGCCGTGGGTGCGGCCCTGGGCGGGCTCCGTCCCGTGGCGGAGCTCATGTTCGTGGACTTCCTGGGCGTCGCCATGGACCAGATCGCCAATCACGCCGCGAAGATCCGCTACATGTCCGGCGGCCGGCAGGGCGCACCGCTCGTCATCCGCGCGATGGTGGGCACGGCAGCCGGCCCGCAACACTCCCAAGCGTTCGAGGCCTGGGCGATGCACACACCGGGCATCAAGGTCGTGTGGCCCAGCACCGCCGCCGACGCGGTCGGGCTGCTCAATGCCTGCCTGGCAGAGCAAGATCCATGCCTGTTCATCGAGTCGATGAAGCTTTACTACGGCGGTGGCAAGGGGCCCGTGCCCACGGCCGACTACGTGATCCCGCTCGGCCAGGCGGACGTCAAACGTGCCGGCACCGACGTCACAATCTGCACCTACGGCAGCCTGGTGCACGCCGCGCTCGATGCCGCCGATCAGCTTGCCGCCGAGGATGTTTCGGTGGAGGTGGTTGACCTGCGCAGCCTGGTTCCATTGGATCTGGGGACGGTCCTCGACTCGGTACGCAAGACCCGTCGCCTGGTGGTGGCCCACGAGTCCGTCGGCTTCTGCGGACCCGGCGCCGAAATCGCGGCGGCGGTCGGGACGGAGCTTTTTGGCGTGCTGGTCAGCCCGATTCAGCGCGTAGCGGGAACGTACACGCCCGTGCCCCGGGCGGCGACATTGGAAGCCGCCTGCCGCCCGGACGCCGCGCAACTCGTCGAAGCGGTCAGGAGGATCGCGTGA